One segment of Paenibacillus rhizovicinus DNA contains the following:
- a CDS encoding flavin reductase family protein: MHVEIEPKILYFGSSIVLISTMNVDGTPNLAPMSSAWWLNRSCMLGLSSKSQTALNIMREGECVLNLPSIDLISAIESLTLITGRDPVPESKKARGYQFEPNKFGKSKLTPLPSRDVKAPRVQECPVHLEAKLIKVHPFEEPSSLIALEVHIEKIHVDQELTMKDHPNYIDPSKWNPMIMNFCEYFGLSEQLSRSRLSAVFGPDVTQ, from the coding sequence ATACATGTGGAAATCGAACCTAAAATTTTGTATTTCGGCTCGTCCATTGTGCTGATCAGCACGATGAATGTAGATGGAACCCCTAATTTGGCGCCAATGTCGTCAGCTTGGTGGCTGAATCGGTCTTGCATGCTCGGATTAAGCAGTAAATCGCAGACCGCTTTGAACATAATGAGAGAGGGAGAATGTGTGCTGAACTTGCCGTCCATCGACCTGATTTCTGCTATTGAAAGTCTCACGCTGATAACCGGACGAGACCCGGTTCCTGAATCAAAGAAAGCAAGAGGTTATCAATTTGAACCGAACAAATTTGGCAAGTCAAAACTGACTCCCTTACCGTCTCGAGATGTCAAAGCGCCTCGCGTACAAGAATGTCCCGTTCACTTAGAGGCAAAGCTCATAAAGGTACATCCGTTCGAAGAGCCGAGTTCCCTGATTGCATTGGAGGTCCACATCGAGAAAATTCATGTGGATCAGGAATTGACCATGAAAGATCATCCAAATTACATTGATCCGTCCAAATGGAATCCAATGATTATGAACTTCTGTGAATATTTCGGCCTAAGCGAACAGCTGTCTAGATCTCGATTGTCCGCGGTATTTGGGCCAGATGTGACGCAATAG
- a CDS encoding enolase C-terminal domain-like protein, whose translation MDLSNLHPEWKVEKIEIATLTGERARSAGSNGRIGDHGKNCSVRIARITIDGETGFGNSGQLTEELAERVIGMRLIDLFDEQGRLLEPYRIPLEYPILDWLGRRRNTPVYNLIADRASDSPLVVPCYDTSLYFDDLHLQYELDAVALMKEEAEQGFAKGHRNFKIKVGRGGRHMPLWEGTKRDIAIIHGVAEVAGPEGKIMIDANNAYNLNLTKEVLAAVEDVNLHWIEEAFHEDDALYADLKSWLQARGQQVLIADGEGLASPHLVDWARNGLVDVLQYDIIYPGFTHWLELGAKLDQWGLRSAPHCYGNAYGIYATGHIAAAIQNLEFVEYDEISIVGMDTSAYRVENGMLHIPNKAGFGLDFDEELFASQVRANGWSRG comes from the coding sequence ATGGACTTATCCAATCTTCATCCCGAATGGAAAGTAGAAAAGATCGAGATTGCAACTCTTACAGGCGAGCGTGCTAGAAGCGCGGGTTCAAACGGCAGAATAGGCGATCATGGCAAGAACTGTTCGGTTCGGATCGCTCGAATTACGATTGACGGGGAGACGGGCTTTGGCAACTCCGGCCAGTTGACGGAGGAATTGGCGGAGCGGGTAATCGGCATGAGACTGATCGATCTGTTTGACGAGCAAGGCAGGCTGCTGGAGCCTTATCGCATTCCGCTGGAGTATCCGATTCTGGACTGGCTGGGACGCAGACGGAACACGCCCGTATACAACTTAATCGCTGATCGAGCTTCGGATTCCCCGTTGGTCGTACCTTGCTATGACACTTCGCTTTATTTCGATGATCTGCATTTGCAGTATGAGTTGGACGCGGTAGCCTTGATGAAGGAAGAAGCCGAGCAGGGATTTGCCAAGGGGCATCGGAATTTCAAAATCAAGGTCGGCCGCGGAGGCCGGCATATGCCCCTATGGGAAGGAACGAAACGGGATATCGCAATTATCCATGGTGTCGCTGAGGTTGCAGGGCCAGAGGGGAAGATTATGATTGATGCGAACAATGCGTACAATCTGAATCTGACCAAGGAAGTGCTTGCTGCCGTTGAGGATGTGAATCTCCACTGGATCGAGGAAGCTTTCCACGAAGACGATGCCTTGTATGCCGATCTGAAGTCGTGGCTTCAAGCGCGCGGCCAGCAGGTGCTTATCGCGGATGGAGAGGGACTTGCGTCTCCTCATCTCGTGGACTGGGCGAGAAATGGCTTGGTTGACGTGCTGCAGTACGACATCATCTATCCGGGCTTCACGCATTGGCTGGAGCTTGGCGCCAAGCTCGACCAGTGGGGTCTGCGTTCTGCCCCGCACTGCTACGGCAATGCATATGGCATCTACGCAACGGGACATATCGCAGCGGCGATTCAGAACCTCGAGTTCGTCGAATACGATGAGATCTCCATTGTCGGCATGGATACGTCCGCTTATCGCGTGGAGAACGGTATGCTCCACATTCCGAATAAGGCTGGCTTCGGTTTGGATTTTGACGAGGAGCTATTCGCCAGCCAAGTTCGGGCTAACGGCTGGAGCCGCGGCTAA